The genomic window TCCACCAGCGCCGGCTTGCCGTCGGCCCAGTCCTTGCCGAATCCGGGACTGATGCGCAGGGCCACGTCGATCTCCTGCGAACGGATGGCCTCGGCAAGGTCCTTCGGCGCAGGGGCGGCGTTCAGGCCCTGGGCCGCCAGGAAGCGCACCAGGTTGGGGGCATTCTCGGCACCGATGGTGGGAATCTGCAGCGGCTGCTCGATCTGGGTGCGCACGCGGCTCTCCGACAGCTTGCCCATGCCCAGGATCAGCAGCGGATACAGCAGCGGGCCGAACAGCAGGGTCAGCGCCAGGGTGCGGCGGTCACGCGAGAGGTCGCGCAGTTCCTTGCGCATCACGGTCATCAGGGTCGACATCATGCTCATGCGTGCAGGCCCTCTTCGCTGCCGATCAGTTTCACGAACGCATCTTCCAGATTGGGCTCACCGGCCTGCGCGCGCAGTTCATCGGCACTGCCGGAGGCCATCACCGTTCCCTTGGCGATGATGACGATGTGGTCGCACAGCGCACCGACCTCCTGCATGATGTGGCTGGACAGGATCACGCAGCGCCCCTGCTCGCGCAGGCCCAGCAGGAACCGGCGCAGCGCGCGGGTGGTCATCACATCCAGGCCGTTGGTAGGTTCGTCGAGGATCACGTTGCGCGGATCGTGCACCAGTGCGCGGGCGATCGCGGTCTTGGTGCGCTGGCCCTGCGAGAAGCCATCGGTCTGGCGGTCGAGGATGTCGGCCATGTCCAGCGCCTGGGACAGCACCTCGATGCGCTCGCGGATGCGCTGCGCCGACAGGCCGTGCAGTTCACCGAAATAGGCGATGTTCTCGCGCGCGGTCAGCCGCTTGTAGACGCCTCGCGCATCCGGCAACACGCCGAGATGGCGGCGCACTTCGACCGGATCGCGGGCGGCATCGATGCCGTCGACGGTGATGCTGCCCTGGTCGGGCGTCATCAGCGTGTACAGCATGCGCATGGTGGTGGTCTTGCCGGCGCCATTGGGGCCAAGCAGTCCGGTGATGCGTCCGTCCTCGGCACGGAAGCCGACATCGGCCACCGCCTGGATGCGGCCGCTGCGGGTGTCGAACGCCTTGTGCAGGTTGTCGGCGATGATCATGGGGCCCATCCGTTGAACGAGGTGAACGCCGGCACATAGGTCAGCGTGTCCAGGCAGCTGGCATCCAGCGCCTTGGCATCGGTGGTGTCGATGAACTGGCCGAGCAGGCGCGGCATGCAGCCCGCGGTCAGCGTGCCGTGGCCCTGGCCACGGGCCACCAGTGCGCGGCCATTGGGCAGGCCCTTGGCCACCTGTTCGGCATAGCGCGGCGGGGTGACCGGATCCAGCTCGCCGGACAGCAACAGCACCGGCAACGCGCCGGTGAAGGGCGTGGCAGCCGCTGCCGGTGCTGGCTGATGCGGCCACACCGGGCAGGCCGCGAAGAACGCGCGCGCAACGTCCGGCCCGATCAGGCTGTCGGCGGCCTCGGCCGGGGCCTGGTAACGCGGCGCGTCCTCGCTGCAGATGACCGACCACTGCATGCCGCGGTTGATCTGGAAGTCCATGCTGCGGGTGGCGCCGCGTGCCAGCGAGGCCAGAGGCGCATAGCGCCCCTGCGCGGCCTCGTCCAGCACCAGCGGCAGCAGCGAGGAATACTGCGGCACGTAGGAGAACGCGAAGGCCAGGCCGACCACGCTGTCCGGGGTCAGCACGTCCTGGCGCGGCGCATGGGTGCCGGGATCGCGGTAGTCGACCGTGACCGGTGCGCGCCGCAGGGTGTCCACCACGCTGCGCAGCTGCGCGCGGGTGTCCACCGGGAAGCGCTTGCTGCACGCCGGATCCTTGCGGCACTGTGCAGCCTGCAGCGTGATCGCGTTCTCGAAGGTGCTGGCGAAGTCGCCACCGACCACGACGTCATTGGGCACCACGCCATCGATCACGATGCTGCGGGTGTGCCGGGGATAGGCCAGCGCGTAGCGCTGGGCGACGCGGGTGCCATAGGAGCCGCCGACCAGGTTCAGGGTGCTGACCCCGAGTGCCTGCCGCACCGCATCCAGATCGGCGATGGCCTCGGCAGTGGTATAGAAGCGCGGGTCGGCGCGCCCCGCCAGCGAGGTCGCGCAGCGCTGGGCATAGTCGCGCAGCAGCGCTTCGCTGGGCACGGCATCCTCGTCCATCGGCAGCGCCTTGCCGTCGGCATCGAGGCAGGTGAGCGGATTGGAGCCACCGGTGCCACGCTGGTCGATCAGGAAGATGTCGCGCTGCTTGCGCACCTGGCGCAGGGCGGTATCGACGATCACCGCCACCTCGCTGGCCGCCTGGCCGGGGCCGCCGGCCAGGAAGAACACCGGGTCCGGCTGGCTGGAGCCGCTGTTGCCCGATTCCAGCCAGGCGATGCGCAGGTCGATCCTGCGGCCCTGCGGCCGGGCGCGGTCTTCGGGCACCTGCAGCGTGGCGCACTGGGCCTCCACGTTGGCGCTGGCGCCGACGGTGGTCAGCGTGCAGGGACGGAAATCGATCTGGCCGTAGCGGCGGCTGGGCGAGTCGTCGCCGGTGCCGGCCTGAGGCGCGCTGCAGCCGGCAATCAGCATGCTGACCAGCAACCCGGCCCGCCCCAAATGATGTCTTTGCATCGTGCGTGTTTCCCCTGGAGGATGTTCCTGCCGACCACGACGGACGGTCGCGGCGGATGTGACCAAACAGATGGGCCCACGTTACACGGGCCCGGCGCCGACGGCGACGGGCAATCGCGGCCGGCGTGCGCTGCGGCGGACGGCCCACGCCGGATGCAACGTCGGATGCAACGTCGGAATACGGCGAGCACGGGGCGGCGGCGCTGGCCAGAATGCGCCGAACGCCGGGAGACACCGATGACGTCGTGGTACCTCAGTGGCATCGACCACCAACCGTTCCAGTCCCTGTTCGATGAGGACGACCGCACGCTGGCCCGCCGCGGGATCGTTCGTCGCCGCGCCGACGGCGCTGCCAGCTATCCGTGCCGGATCAGCCTGACCGATGCGCCGCGCGGCGCCGAACTGCTGCTGCTGACCTACACGCACCTTGACCGTGACTCTCCGTACCGCGCCTCGGGGCCGGTCTTCGTGCAGCGGCAGGTGACCCGCTGCGTGCTGCCGCCGCGGGTGGTGCCGCCCTACGTGCAGCGCCGCATGATCTCGGTACGGGCCTACGACCGTGCAGCGTTCATGCTCAGCGGCCAACTCTGCGCCGGCACCGATGCCGGCGCGCAGCTGGACCGCCTGTTCGCCGATCCGGCCGTGGCCTTCGTCCAGCTGCACTACGCCGGCCACGGCTGCTTTTCGTGCCAGGCGGAGCGGGTGGCGCCCGCACCTGCCGAGGCCGCGAACGTGATCGTTGCCGCGCTGCATCCGTGACCTGCCGCGCACCCGTTCAGGCCGGCGTGAAGCCTGCGGGAACGGCTTCACAGCCGTGGTCACGGATCGGCACAGCGGCGGTTCCGTCGATGCGGGTGCGCCTCGATACTCGCTGCGGTGCCGTTGCCGGCGCGCTGCGCGGGCCTGCGGTCACCACTCCCTTCGACGACCACAAGGATGCGCCATGTCATTCCGATCCACCCCCGTCCTGTTGGCCACCGCACTGGCCGGTGCCGGTCTGGGCGTTGCCGGCAACGCGGCCGCGCACGGCACGATGATCACCCCGGTCAGCCGCGTCTATGCCTGTTTCCAGGGCAACCCCGAGAATCCGACCAACCCTGCGTGCGCTGCGGCCAAAGCGGTCGCCGGTTCGCAGGCCTTCTACGACTGGAACGGCATCAACCAGGCCAACGCCAACGGCAACCACCAGGCAGTGGTGCCGGATGGCAAGCTGTGCAGCGGCAACAATCCCACCTTCCGTGGCCTGGACCTGGACCGCAGCGACTGGCAGACCACGCCGATCCAGCCCGATGCCAATGGCAGGTTCACCTTCGTGTTCAAGGCTACCGCACCACATGCCACCCGCGACTGGCGCTTCTTCGTCACCCGCGCCGGCTGGCAGCCGGGCAGCCCGCTGCGCTGGGCCGACCTGCAGGAGTTCTGCACGCTGGGCAACACGCCACTGTCGGCCGATGGCACCTACAAGCTGCAGTGCACGCTGCCGCAGCGCAGCGGCCAGCACGTGATCTACAACACCTGGCAGCGCTCGGATTCGACCGAGGCGTTCTACACCTGCATGGACGTTCGCTTCGAGGGCAGTGGCGGCAGCACGCCGGTGCCACAGTGGCAGGACGCCGGGCCGGTTACCGCGCGTACCGAACTGCCGGTGGGCACCACGCTGGCGCTGCGCGTGTTCAATGCCAACGGCAACGACGTGGAGCGGGTGGAAGCAGTCCTGGCCGCCGGCCAGACCACGCCCGCGCAGTGGCCACTGGCACTGGCACGCAAGGTCAACGCCAGCGCGCAGCACGCGCGCGTGGGCATACTCGGCAACGGCGTGATCACGCCGACCGCCTCGGCCACGGCCAACCGCGTGTACCTGAAGGACGGCAACCGCTTCCAGCTGGATACCAAGGTGCCTGACCCGGGTACGCCCTCGCCGGGCGGCGATTTCGATCACGCGTATCCTGCCGGCATCGGCAGCTACATTCCCGGCCAGACCGTGGTGAAGGGCAGCGACGGCAACCTGTATGCCTGCCGCCCGTTCCCGGAAGGCGCCTGGTGCAACGTCAATGCCGAGGCCTATCGACCGGGCGTGGGCAGCGCGTGGCGCGATGCGTGGATCGCCTACTGAGACCCGGTGCAGGGAACGGCGGCAGAGCGCCGTTCCCTGCAAAGCGTGAGACGCGCCGGCCTTCGCGTGTGAGGTCGTTCCCACTCGACACCCCGCAGCGCGTTTTTGAATGTATTCCGATGGATGCGGGCAACGGGCATGCCGAGACTTCGCAGGGTTCCACCACCCACGGAGATCTCCATGCAACTGAACCTTCAAGCCGCCCTTGCGCTGTCTGTGATCGCGGGCATTGCCACGTCCGGCAGCGCGTCCGCCCACGGCACCATGTCCAAGCCTTCCAGCCGCGTCTATTCCTGTTACCAGGGAAATCCTGAAAACCCGACCAATCCGGCCTGCGCCGCCGCCAAGGCCATCGGTGGCGCGCAGCCGTTCTATGACTGGGCCGGGATCAACCAGGCCGAGGCCAATGGCAACCACCAGGCCGTCGTGCCGGATGGCGAGTTGTGCAGCGGCGGCAACAGCAAGTACCGCGGCCTGGACCTGAACCGCAGTGACTGGCAGAGCTCGCCGATCCGTGCCGACGCACGCGGCCGCTACACGTTCGAGTTCAAGGCGCCAGCGCCGCACGCCACCCGCGATTGGACGTTCTACGTCACCCGTGAAGGCTGGCAGCCGGGCAGCCCGCTGCGTTGGGCCGACCTGCAGGAATTCTGCACGCTGGGCAACGTGCCGCTTTCCGGCGATGTCTACAAGCTGGACTGCCCCCTGCCCAAGCGCAGCGGCCAGCACGTGATCTACAACACCTGGCAGCGCTCCGATTCGAAGGAAGCGTTCTACACCTGCATGGACGTACGCTTCGAAGGCGGTGGTGGCGTCGAGCCGCCGCCGCAGTGGCAGGATGCCGGTCCGGTCACCGCCCGTGGGGCCCTGGAGGAAGGCACCACTGTGACCCTGCGCGTGTTCAACGCCCAGGGTAATGATCTGGAACGTCCCGAAGTCACCCTGACCGCCGGCCAGACGGGCGCGGCACAGTGGCCATTGGCGCTGGCCCGCACGGTCAACGCCAGCGCCCAGCACGCCCGCGTGGGGGTGATGCACAATGGTGTGATCACACCCGTGGCCTCGGCGACCGCGAACCGCGTGTACCTGACCCCAGGCCACCGGTTCCAGCTGGACACCCGCGCACCGGACCCGGTCGAGCCACCGCCGGGCGACTATGACTTCGTCTACCCCGCCGGCATCGGCAGCTACATTCCCGGCCAGACCGTGGTCAAGGGCACCGACGGCAAGCTCTACGCCTGCCGCCCGTTCCCGGAGGGCGCATGGTGCAACGTCAATGCCGAAGCCTACCGCCCGGGTACCGGCTCTGCCTGGCGTGATGCCTGGATCGAGTACTGAGGCAGGGCACCGGGGGCGGCGTGATGCCGCCTCCGGTTCGTGGGGTTGCCGGCCA from Stenotrophomonas sp. 704A1 includes these protein-coding regions:
- a CDS encoding ABC transporter ATP-binding protein yields the protein MIIADNLHKAFDTRSGRIQAVADVGFRAEDGRITGLLGPNGAGKTTTMRMLYTLMTPDQGSITVDGIDAARDPVEVRRHLGVLPDARGVYKRLTARENIAYFGELHGLSAQRIRERIEVLSQALDMADILDRQTDGFSQGQRTKTAIARALVHDPRNVILDEPTNGLDVMTTRALRRFLLGLREQGRCVILSSHIMQEVGALCDHIVIIAKGTVMASGSADELRAQAGEPNLEDAFVKLIGSEEGLHA
- a CDS encoding alpha/beta hydrolase, whose translation is MQRHHLGRAGLLVSMLIAGCSAPQAGTGDDSPSRRYGQIDFRPCTLTTVGASANVEAQCATLQVPEDRARPQGRRIDLRIAWLESGNSGSSQPDPVFFLAGGPGQAASEVAVIVDTALRQVRKQRDIFLIDQRGTGGSNPLTCLDADGKALPMDEDAVPSEALLRDYAQRCATSLAGRADPRFYTTAEAIADLDAVRQALGVSTLNLVGGSYGTRVAQRYALAYPRHTRSIVIDGVVPNDVVVGGDFASTFENAITLQAAQCRKDPACSKRFPVDTRAQLRSVVDTLRRAPVTVDYRDPGTHAPRQDVLTPDSVVGLAFAFSYVPQYSSLLPLVLDEAAQGRYAPLASLARGATRSMDFQINRGMQWSVICSEDAPRYQAPAEAADSLIGPDVARAFFAACPVWPHQPAPAAAATPFTGALPVLLLSGELDPVTPPRYAEQVAKGLPNGRALVARGQGHGTLTAGCMPRLLGQFIDTTDAKALDASCLDTLTYVPAFTSFNGWAP
- a CDS encoding DUF1203 domain-containing protein codes for the protein MTSWYLSGIDHQPFQSLFDEDDRTLARRGIVRRRADGAASYPCRISLTDAPRGAELLLLTYTHLDRDSPYRASGPVFVQRQVTRCVLPPRVVPPYVQRRMISVRAYDRAAFMLSGQLCAGTDAGAQLDRLFADPAVAFVQLHYAGHGCFSCQAERVAPAPAEAANVIVAALHP
- a CDS encoding lytic polysaccharide monooxygenase, translating into MSFRSTPVLLATALAGAGLGVAGNAAAHGTMITPVSRVYACFQGNPENPTNPACAAAKAVAGSQAFYDWNGINQANANGNHQAVVPDGKLCSGNNPTFRGLDLDRSDWQTTPIQPDANGRFTFVFKATAPHATRDWRFFVTRAGWQPGSPLRWADLQEFCTLGNTPLSADGTYKLQCTLPQRSGQHVIYNTWQRSDSTEAFYTCMDVRFEGSGGSTPVPQWQDAGPVTARTELPVGTTLALRVFNANGNDVERVEAVLAAGQTTPAQWPLALARKVNASAQHARVGILGNGVITPTASATANRVYLKDGNRFQLDTKVPDPGTPSPGGDFDHAYPAGIGSYIPGQTVVKGSDGNLYACRPFPEGAWCNVNAEAYRPGVGSAWRDAWIAY
- a CDS encoding lytic polysaccharide monooxygenase auxiliary activity family 9 protein, whose amino-acid sequence is MQLNLQAALALSVIAGIATSGSASAHGTMSKPSSRVYSCYQGNPENPTNPACAAAKAIGGAQPFYDWAGINQAEANGNHQAVVPDGELCSGGNSKYRGLDLNRSDWQSSPIRADARGRYTFEFKAPAPHATRDWTFYVTREGWQPGSPLRWADLQEFCTLGNVPLSGDVYKLDCPLPKRSGQHVIYNTWQRSDSKEAFYTCMDVRFEGGGGVEPPPQWQDAGPVTARGALEEGTTVTLRVFNAQGNDLERPEVTLTAGQTGAAQWPLALARTVNASAQHARVGVMHNGVITPVASATANRVYLTPGHRFQLDTRAPDPVEPPPGDYDFVYPAGIGSYIPGQTVVKGTDGKLYACRPFPEGAWCNVNAEAYRPGTGSAWRDAWIEY